One Rissa tridactyla isolate bRisTri1 chromosome 1, bRisTri1.patW.cur.20221130, whole genome shotgun sequence DNA segment encodes these proteins:
- the LOC128918430 gene encoding forkhead box protein D1-like, producing the protein MSGDFSENNEGSLDIYTVGGEEEGKLVHRIPPHIPSSHIHPKKGLSVTVDEPRFLEKPPLSYIALIAKAILSSPANKLNLAAIYKYIEDNFPFYRNKGRGWRNSVRHNLSLNDCFIKVGRCEDGKGNYWSIHPSNLNDFVHGDFRQHRRSRKRGRQKELEHCLAVNYFVPWGHYPSYPATNWLCQTHYFLDPLWKTLYADRPQFVHEYQKWNVNSDLIMGKFSPPLQTDKPHNISVDWFYGSPATSVMQQNIFLNIQQAFPNSLLFSAQKQQQREAFRQIC; encoded by the coding sequence ATGAGTGGAGACTTTTCTGAAAACAATGAAGGAAGTCTAGACATCTATACAgtaggaggagaagaagaaggaaaactgGTTCACAGGATTCCACCCCACATTCCCAGCTCTCACATACATCCCAAAAAGGGTCTTTCTGTGACTGTGGATGAACCAAGATTTCTGGAAAAACCACCTCTATCTTACATAGCATTAATTGCAAAGGCAATTCTTTCTTCCCCTGCAAATAAACTGAATTTAGCTGCTATCTACAAATACATTGAAGATAACTTTCCTTTCTACAGGAACAAAGGTCGAGGCTGGAGGAACAGCGTAAGGCACAACCTTTCACTAAATGATTGTTTCATCAAGGTGGGAAGATGTGAGGATGGCAAAGGAAACTACTGGAGTATTCACCCATCAAACTTAAATGACTTTGTTCACGGGGACTTCAGGCAACATCGAAGGTCTCGAAAGCGAGGGCGTCAAAAGGAGCTAGAGCATTGCCTTGCTGTGAATTATTTCGTGCCATGGGGACACTATCCTTCCTACCCAGCAACAAACTGGCTTTGCCAAACACATTATTTTCTGGATCCTCTGTGGAAAACGCTGTATGCCGACAGACCGCAGTTTGTGCATGAATACCAAAAATGGAATGTAAACAGTGATTTAATCATGGGGAAGTTTTCACCTCCACTACAGACTGATAAACCACACAACATTTCTGTGGACTGGTTTTATGGATCTCCCGCTACTTCAGTTATGCAGCAGAATATTTTCCTAAATATTCAACAGGCTTTCCCtaattcccttctcttttctgctcaaaagcagcagcaaagggaagcATTCAGACAGATCTGTTAA